The genomic DNA TCTTCACCCTGGGCGCCGTACTGACCACCGCCGGCATGGCGGCGCTGGTGCTCGCGACCGCCGTCACCTCGGTGCCGCTGCTGCTGGCCGCCGCGGTGCTGGCCGGGCTCGGCCAGGGCAGCGCGCAGCTCGGCGGGCTCAGCACGCTCAGCGCCCGGATACCGGCCACCCGGCTCGCCGAGGCCAACGCGGCGCTCACCGGCGGCGGTTACCTGATGGCCGGCGTGCTGCCGGTCGCCGCCGGGTACCTCAGCGACGCGGTGGGGCTGACGGCGGGCACCACGGCGTTCGGCGTCGCGGTCGCGGTGCTGGTGACGGCCGGCGCGGTGGCGGCGACCCGGCGCTGAGCCGCCGCCCCGGCGCGTCACCCCTCCGCGTCACCCACGCCGTGTGCGGCTCCGCGTCACCACTCCGCGTACGACCCGTCCGGGTGCCGCCACACCGGGTTGTGCCAGCTCTCCGCCGTCCCGTCCGCGGCCCGTACCGCCCGCTCGTCGATCTCCACGCCCAGCCCGGGCCCGGCCGGCCGCAGCAGGTGCCCCTCGTGGAAGCGGAAGACCTCCGGGTCTGCGACGTAGTCGAGCAGTTCCGCGCCGGTGTTGTAGTGGATGCCGATCGACTGCTCCTGGATGAGGAAGTTCGGCGTGCAGAACGCGAGTTGCAGGCTCGCGGCCAGCGCCAGCGGCCCCAGCGGGCAGTGCGGCGCGAGCGCCACGTCGAACGTCTCGGCCAGCGAGGCGATCCGCCGGCACTCCGAGATGCCCCCGGCGTGCGAGAGGTCCGGCTGCAGCACCGCGACACCCGCCCGCAGGGCCGGCAGCATCTCGGCGCGCGAGAACAGCCGCTCGCCCGTCGCCACCGGCAGTGCCGTCGAGCCGGTCACCCGCTCCAGCAGATGCGTGTGCTCGGGCAGCACCGGCTCCTCCACGAACATCGGCGCGTACGGCTCCAGCACCCCGATGGCCTTGATCGCGCCGGCCGCGGAGAACCGGCCGTGGAAGTCGACGGCGAAGTCCCGCTCCGGGCCGAGCGCGTCGCGCGCGGCCTCCGCGCGGGCGGCGACCCGGCGCAGCTCCGCGACGTTCGGCAGCCGGTCCATCCGCCCGGAGCCGTTCATCTTCACCGCCGTGAAACCCGCGTCCACCTGCGCGGCGACCTGGTCGCGCACCTCGCCCGGCTCGTCGCCGCCGACCCAGCAGTACGCGCGGGCGCGCTCGCGCACCGGGCCGCCGAGCAACTGGTGCACGGGCGCGCCGAACGCCTTGCCCGCGAGGTCCCACAGCGCCTGGTCGAGACCCGCGACCGCGGAGGAGAGCACCGGACCGCCGCGGTAGAAGGAGCCCTTGGTCATGAGCTGCCAGTGGTCCTCGATCCGCAGCGGGTCGGCGCCGAGGAGGAACTGGTCGGCGAGTTCGTGGACGGCGGTGCGGACGGTCGCCGCCCGGCCCTCCACCACCGGCTCGCCCCAGCCCACGAGGCCGTCGTCGGTTTCGATCCGGCAGAAGAGCCAGCGCGGCGGCACGGCGAAGGTCTCGACCCGGGTGATCTTCAACTGGCTACTCCTTGACGCTGCCCTCGGTCAGCCCGGTCTGCCAGAAGCGCTGGAGGACGAGCATCGCGACGGCCAGGGGGACGACGGACACGAAGGCTCCGCCGATGGTGTACTGCGTGAGTTCCGGCACCCGGTCCGCGGCCTGCTGCCAGGTGACCAGCCCGAGCGTGATCGGGTACTTCCGGTCGTCGGAGAGCATCACCAACGGCAGGAAGTAGTTGTTCCAGATGTGCACGAACTGGAAGAGGAAGACGGTCACCAGCGCCGGGGTCATGATCCGCAGCACCAGTGAGAAGAAGATCCGCCCTTCGCCCGCGCCGTCCACCCGCGCCGCCTCCAGCAGCGTGTCGGGCACCGCCGCCTCCGCGTAGATGCGGCACAGGTAGACGCCGAACGGGCTGACGACGCTGGGGATCAGGACGCCCCAGTAGGTGTTGGTCAGCTCCAGCTTGCTGAACATCAGGTACAGCGGCAGCGCCAGGGCCGTCGAGGGCAGCAGTACACCGGCGAGGACGAACGTGAACACCGCCTCCCGGCCCGCGAAGCGGTACTTGGCGAGGGCGAAGCCGGCCGCGGCGGACAGCAGCGTCGCCAGCACCGCGCCGACGCCCGCGTACAGCAGGGAGTTCAGCGTCCAGCGCAGGTAGACGTGCCCGTCGTAGCTGAAGACCCGGCTGAGGTTGTCCCACAGCCGCGGGTCGTCGAACCACAGGCCGAAGGAGCCGTAGAGGCTGTCGTTCGACTTGGTGGCCGCGACCAGCAGCCAGTAGACCGGCAGCAGGAAGTACAGCGCCGCCGCTGTGAGCACGGCGACCAGGAGGATGCGGCCGGGGCGCGGTGCCCGGCGTGGGCGCGGTGCGGGTGCGGCGGGCGGAGACCCGGCCACCGCGGTGCCGGTCGTGGTGGTCCTGGTGCCGGTGGCGCTCACCGCTCGCTCCTTTGCTTGCGGGTGACGAGGCTGAGGAATCCGAACGACAGCACCATGGCGACGACGGCGAGGATGACCGACTTGGCCGCCGCCAGATACAGGTTGGCGTTCGCGAAGGCGTCGAAGTACGCGCTGAGGTTGGGGGTGTAGTCGGTGGTGACGGCCGGGGCGACCTTCTTCAGCACCAGCGGTTCCGCGAAGAGCTGCATCGTGCCGATGATGGAGAACACGGTGGTCAGCACGAGGGCCGGGCGTACCAGGGGGAGCTTGATGCGCAGCGCTGTCTGCCACGGCCCGGCGCCGTCGATCCTTGCCGCCTCGTACAGCTCCTGCGGTACGGCCTTGAGCTGGGCGATGATGATCAGCATGTTGTAGCCGGCGAACTGCCAGACCACGATGTTGGCGACCGACCACAGCACGTTGTCGTAGCCGAGGAAGTCCGGCTGGAAGCCGAGGTCGCCGAGCACGGAGGTGACCGGGCTGACCCCGGGCACGTACAGGAAGCCCCACAGGATGGTGGCGATCACGCCGGGGATGCCGTACGGCAGGAAGTACGTGGCCCGCAGCAGTCCCGCCCAGCGGTGGGAGACCTGGTCCAGCAGCAGCGCGAGCACCAGCGCGAGCACCAGCATCACCGGCACCTGCACGATGCCGAAGAGCAGCACCCGGCCGAAGCCCTCGACGAACGTCTCCTGGTGCAGGGCCAGGGAGTAGTTCTCGAAGCCGGCGAAGCCGACGGACGGCTCGCCCAGGCCCATGGGGCCGCTGCGCTCGACCTTCAGCATGCTCTGGTAGACGGCGTAGAGGACCGGCACCACCATCGCGAACAGGTACAGCGCGAGGAACGGGCCGAGGAACGCCCACGCCTTGCGGTCGGGGCGGCCGCGGCGCCGGCCGCGAGCGGCCTTGCCGGACCGCGCCCGGCCGGGTTGCACGGAGGTGCTCATCGTGCGCTCCTCGCCTTGAGCCCCTTGGCCTTCAGGTCGTCCACGAACATGCCCTCGGCGTCCTTGAGCGCGTCCGCGAGCGAGCCGTGGCCGGCCAGGACGCGGCCGAAGGCGTCCTGGACGTGCGCGTACGACTGCGTCGTCGTCGGCGCGAAGCGCCAGGAGGTGTCGACGTTGCCGTCGGCGAGCTGGAAGACCTCGTTGTAGCGCTGGCCGCCGAAGAACGGGTCGGGCTTGCCGAGCGCGGAGTCCGCCAGCTCGATCTTCGCCGCCGGCCAGCCGTAGCCGGCGGCGATCAGC from Streptomyces sp. CMB-StM0423 includes the following:
- a CDS encoding carbohydrate ABC transporter permease — its product is MSTSVQPGRARSGKAARGRRRGRPDRKAWAFLGPFLALYLFAMVVPVLYAVYQSMLKVERSGPMGLGEPSVGFAGFENYSLALHQETFVEGFGRVLLFGIVQVPVMLVLALVLALLLDQVSHRWAGLLRATYFLPYGIPGVIATILWGFLYVPGVSPVTSVLGDLGFQPDFLGYDNVLWSVANIVVWQFAGYNMLIIIAQLKAVPQELYEAARIDGAGPWQTALRIKLPLVRPALVLTTVFSIIGTMQLFAEPLVLKKVAPAVTTDYTPNLSAYFDAFANANLYLAAAKSVILAVVAMVLSFGFLSLVTRKQRSER
- a CDS encoding carbohydrate ABC transporter permease: MSATGTRTTTTGTAVAGSPPAAPAPRPRRAPRPGRILLVAVLTAAALYFLLPVYWLLVAATKSNDSLYGSFGLWFDDPRLWDNLSRVFSYDGHVYLRWTLNSLLYAGVGAVLATLLSAAAGFALAKYRFAGREAVFTFVLAGVLLPSTALALPLYLMFSKLELTNTYWGVLIPSVVSPFGVYLCRIYAEAAVPDTLLEAARVDGAGEGRIFFSLVLRIMTPALVTVFLFQFVHIWNNYFLPLVMLSDDRKYPITLGLVTWQQAADRVPELTQYTIGGAFVSVVPLAVAMLVLQRFWQTGLTEGSVKE
- the dgoD gene encoding galactonate dehydratase, translated to MKITRVETFAVPPRWLFCRIETDDGLVGWGEPVVEGRAATVRTAVHELADQFLLGADPLRIEDHWQLMTKGSFYRGGPVLSSAVAGLDQALWDLAGKAFGAPVHQLLGGPVRERARAYCWVGGDEPGEVRDQVAAQVDAGFTAVKMNGSGRMDRLPNVAELRRVAARAEAARDALGPERDFAVDFHGRFSAAGAIKAIGVLEPYAPMFVEEPVLPEHTHLLERVTGSTALPVATGERLFSRAEMLPALRAGVAVLQPDLSHAGGISECRRIASLAETFDVALAPHCPLGPLALAASLQLAFCTPNFLIQEQSIGIHYNTGAELLDYVADPEVFRFHEGHLLRPAGPGLGVEIDERAVRAADGTAESWHNPVWRHPDGSYAEW